The proteins below come from a single Periophthalmus magnuspinnatus isolate fPerMag1 chromosome 7, fPerMag1.2.pri, whole genome shotgun sequence genomic window:
- the lhfpl5b gene encoding LHFPL tetraspan subfamily member 5b produces the protein MPDLLPAQEAAKIYHTNYVRNARAIGVMWAVFTICFAIIEVVVFIQPYWIGDSVNTPQAGYFGLFHYCIGNALTSELTCKGSVLDFASIPSPAFRTAMFFVGSSMLLVVGTMVGFSLFFFLNAGNVYKICAWMQLASAVLMVMGCMIYPDGWDSEEVKRMCGQRTDKYTLGNCTVRWAYILAIICILDALLLAFLSFTLGNRQDKLLPDDFEIEGGRGEAGGKSG, from the exons ATGCCTGACCTGCTGCCAGCGCAAGAAGCTGCTAAAATCTATCACACCAACTATGTGCGTAATGCGCGTGCCATCGGAGTCATGTGGGCCGTTTTCACCATCTGCTTCGCCATCATCGAGGTGGTGGTCTTCATACAGCCATACTGGATTGGGGATAGTGTGAACACGCCGCAGGCCGGATACTTTGGACTGTTTCATTACTGCATCGGGAACGCGCTCACTTCAGAGCTCACGTGCAAAGGCAGCGTGCTGGACTTCGCCTCCATCCCGTCCCCGGCCTTCAGGACCGCCATGTTCTTCGTGGGGAGCTCCATGCTGCTTGTGGTGGGCACCATGGTGGGCTtcagtctcttcttcttccttaaCGCTGGGAATGTGTACAAGATCTGTGCGTGGATGCAGCTGGCTTCAG CTGTGTTGATGGTGATGGGGTGCATGATCTACCCTGACGGCTGGGATTCGGAGGAGGTAAAGCGCATGTGCGGTCAGAGGACAGATAAGTACACTCTGGGGAACTGTACCGTGCGCTGGGCCTATATTCTGGCGATCATCTGCATCCTGGACGCTTTGCTGCTGGCCTTCCTCTCCTTCACTTTGGGAAATCGACAGGACAAGCTACTGCCCGACGACTTCGAGATCGAGGGCGGAAGAGGTGAGGCAGGGGGCAAATCTGGATAA